A window of the Cryptomeria japonica unplaced genomic scaffold, Sugi_1.0 HiC_scaffold_13, whole genome shotgun sequence genome harbors these coding sequences:
- the LOC131037010 gene encoding ATP-dependent DNA helicase PIF1-like yields MNAMPYTAMDDPCLADTKKIFTMDATLDYEALVNTLQRHTKCTEHTCLKKKGPTFECRYKAPWVQQEMSTLTVDNDNNPCYKPARNDDRLNIHNPWMLSLWRANIDCQPVTSKKAVLQYISKYASKLENKSQSYIEMLKTILNTSKSEDSILLTYQKFMMGIVVDRDISAQETCHMLQKLPLLSCSRQFVSLNVGKKILHRVIKSDNGADLSTTYIHAYMQRPFELNATNLLQSAQGFSYNSQRKKTKWHIRDKKAIVTIIDDCSLPNEDDSDNNGSQHQDDTNLYEWEQISQMGATNNFVQNDLQMLGRRDYDISHFWGATVVVDQLDSTALQFIATSKLTPQHTSMQISNQDTKKKQLSPQQQVALNIILQHHNNQSVTTPLQMIVQGTAGTGKSFLIDCIRKELNISPPMMANPLLVLAPTGVAAFNIQATTIHAGLRIPIREMHPLTGQSLMTLQEQLKHIKYILIDEMSFLGPKLLLKIDNRLRQAFPNKQHDNFGGVSMILVGDLAQLPPVMDKPVYASHSTALSLWHSFTIVITLDTIFRQQAASIRQQQFRALLHNLRNAQALQHDWQFLMCQTNATLTIQQKKDFDSSIHLFATNESARLHNRKMLKELNLPVALSLAKIAKQTNTEYDTNEQLPLEVLLSIDQQVMLIANLWIKVGLVNGAIGLIKQIVYENNTKPPDLPKYVVVQFNDYNGPPWDIAHPKDIPILPITRGRRTQVPLTMSWAITIHKSQGLTLDRATIDIGNTEKQGLTFTAISRVKTIDGIRIKPPFSFERFSKLQNNAYTTIRKKEETRLQLLSAQTDIYSP; encoded by the exons ATGAATGCAATGCCCTACACTGCAATGGATGACCCTTGCCTAGCTGATACAAAAAAAATCTTCACCATGGATGCTACATTGGATTATGAAGCATTGGTTAATACTTTACAGAGACACACAAAATGTACAGAACATACATGCCTCAAGAAAAAAGGTCCCACATTTGAATGTCGTTACAAAGCTCCATGGGTTCAACAAGAGATGTCTACATTGACAGTTGACAATGACAACAACCCATGCTATAAACCTGCAAGGAATGATGATCGTTTGAATATTCATAATCCTTGGATGCTTTCACTATGGAGAGCTAATATTGATTGTCAACCAGTCACTTCAAAAAAAGCTGTCCTCCAATACATTTCAAAGTATGCTTCAAAATTAGAAAACAAATCGCAATCCTATATTGAAATGCTGAAGACAATACTAAATACAAGTAAATCTGAAGATAGCATTTTATTAACATATCAGAAATTTATGATGGGCATAGTAGTAGACCGTGATATCAGTGCAcaagaaacttgccatatgttACAGAAATTGCCTCTTCTAAGTTGTAGCCGACAATTTGTCTCTCTAAATGTTGGCAAAAAAATACTGCACCGTGTCATAAAATCAGATAATGGAGCTGACCTTTCCACAACTTATATCCATGCTTATATGCAGCGCCCTTTTGaattaaatgcaacaaatttgcTACAATCAGCACAAGGGTTTTCATATAATTCTCAACGCAAAAAAACAAAATGGCACATCagggataaaaaagcaattgtgacT ATTATAGATGATTGCAGCCTTCCAAACGAAGATGACAGTGACAATAATGGTTCCCAACATCAAGATGATACAAATCTGTACGAGTGGGAGCAGATCTCACAAATGGGAGCTACAAATAACTTTGTCCAGAATGATCTGCAAATGCTAGGCCGTCGTGATTACGATATTAGCCACTTTTGGGGAGCAACTGTTGTGGTTGATCAACTAGACTCCACTGCCCTTCAGTTCATAGCTACAAGCAAGCTAACACCCCAACACACTAGCATGCAAATCTCCAACcaagacacaaaaaaaaaacaGCTATCGCCTCAGCAACAAGTTGCGCTCAACATTATTCTACAACATCATAATAATCAATCTGTAACAACACCTTTACAAATGATTGTTCAAGGCACTGCTGGCACTGGTAAATCATTTTTAATAGATTGTATTAGAAAAGAATTAAACATATCTCCACCTATGATGGCAAACCCATTGCTTGTTTTAGCACCAACAGGAGTTGCTGCATTTAATATACAAGCGACAACAATCCATGCAGGGTTGCGCATACCTATAAGAGAAATGCATCCTTTGACAGGGCAGTCATTAATGACATTGCAAGAGCAATTGAAACATATCAAATATATTCTGATAGACGAAATGAGCTTTTTGGGCCCGAAACTACTACTTAAGATAGATAACCGTTTACGCCAAGCATTCCCTAACAAACAACATGACAACTTTGGTGGCGTGTCCATGATTCTTGTTGGTGATCTTGCTCAGCTTCCCCCTGTAATGGATAAACCTGTATATGCTTCGCACTCTACAGCCCTCAGTTTATGGCATTCTTTTACTATTGTCATAACATTGGACACTATTTTCCGCCAGCAAGCTGCATCTATAAGACAACAACAATTCAGAGCACTTCTTCACAACTTAAGAAACGCTCAAGCACTCCAACATGATTGGCAGTTTCTGATGTGCCAGACAAATGCAACATTAACTATTCAACAAAAGAAAGATTTCGACTCTTCGATCCACCTGTTTGCAACAAATGAATCTGCACGCTTGCATAACAGGAAAATGCTCAAAGAATTAAATTTGCCTGTCGCTCTAAGTTTAGCTAAAATTGCTAAGCAAACAAATACTGAATATGACACCAATGAACAACTACCATTGGAAGTATTACTTTCTATTGATCAGCAAGTGATGTTAATAGCTAACTTGTGGATCAAAGTTGGCCTTGTTAATGGCGCTATTGGTCTCATAAAACAAATTGTATATGAAAACAATACAAAACCACCGGACTTGCCAAAATATGTGGTTGTCCAATTCAACGATTATAATGGACCTCCATGGGATATAGCACATCCAAAAGACATACCCATTTTGCCAATAACGCGAGGCAGGCGTACGCAAGTGCCTTTAACAATGTCTTGGGCCATCACTATTCACAAATCCCAAGGTCTTACATTAGACAGAGCTACCATTGACATAGGTAATACTGAAAAGCAAGGGCTCACATTCACAGCTATTTCAAGAGTGAAGACAATTGATGGAATACGGATCAAACCACCATTCTCTTTTGAAAGGTTTTCCAAACTGCAAAATAATGCTTATACAACcattagaaagaaagaagaaactcgTTTGCAGCTGCTCTCTGCGCAAACAGATATCTATTCACCTTAA
- the LOC131037000 gene encoding uncharacterized protein LOC131037000 produces the protein MQNTPQGCNLRKAKKREQNCRYYAQHREEISKKRRLERMKHKMLLPTPAPCDTPQMMDSDSLILNQSLPFSSGRNSIVSQQIQQPSLHSSKLQQKHVTQNKQPLYHQTILQPTTTQPCTTNCFSSVQYIQTLQAFRHHIDSLSMLQTCSICKERYIGMLLRGNQQHIICSRCFSENGVHRFSLANNLDPGEQPIVLKKLTQVEEMLIARVAPVLQVRHGKGGQYKYSGHTISFPQDISEIAKLLPRRLKDLEVLIVHRSNIQGTKYDCYVNKFHVMDALSYKIQHDQYYNDVVIDFDAVNLLPNTTTDISNMLHSLEEHTDVSGIPPTEDLLDNCNEYDANMSSSFIPKLPTPPRELDIVKRTLQLDANTNNNMPWPEINLSPINEYNTIGLLSMAFPTLFPSGVALPLQPRIKHVHLHEYALHLLRYDDQRFGQHVRFWYYIYNLIMRHRSQQSAAIFIRTNLGESIPTTIEALHGRLQNTPDDQLPNQLLRFGATLRGTRAYWRKSRKELTAMIFQLGPPTLFFTLSSADTKWPDLHRLFTENDGQTTQFTRKQLTDHVIYNPHITTLYLHNRFTIFREEVIQKLFQAKDHWYRYEWQHRGSGHIHGFLWLPGAPNMETINWTDDNEVQMAKTFFDQYVSA, from the coding sequence ATGCAGAACACACCACAAGGATGCAATCTTAGGAAAGCGAAAAAAAGAGAACAAAATTGTCGCTATTATGCACAACATAGAGAAGAAATCTCTAAAAAGCGTCGCCTGGAGCGAATGAAACACAAAATGCTCTTGCCTACACCTGCACCATGCGACACCCCACAGATGATGGATTCAGATTCGCTTATTCTGAATCAAAGCCTTCCTTTCTCATCTGGCCGGAACAGTATTGTATCACAACAAATACAACAACCTTCATTGCATAGTAGCAAACTACAACAGAAACATGTAACACAAAACAAGCAGCCTCTATACCATCAGACAATATTGCAGcctacaacaacacaaccatgcaCAACAAATTGTTTCTCTTCTGTACAGTACATTCAAACATTGCAAGCCTTCCGCCATCACATTGATTCGCTGTCCATGCTTCAAACATGTAGTATTTGTAAGGAAAGATATATTGGAATGCTGCTACGCGGGAACCAACAACATATTATTTGTTCAAGATGCTTTTCTGAAAATGGTGTTCATCGTTTCTCCTTGGCAAATAACTTAGACCCAGGCGAGCAACCTATTGTGTTAAAAAAACTTACCCAAGTAGAAGAGATGCTTATAGCTAGGGTTGCTCCTGTTTTGCAAGTCAGACATGGAAAAGGTGGCCAATACAAATATTCTGGTCACACAATAAGTTTTCCCCAAGATATTTCAGAAATAGCAAAGCTTTTGCCACGAAGACTAAAAGACCTTGAAGTTCTTATTGTCCACCGAAGTAATATACAAGGCACAAAATATGATTGTTATGTGAATAAATTCCATGTTATGGATGCATTGAGCTATAAAATACAACATGACCAGTACTATAATGATGTTGTCATAGACTTTGATGCTGTCAACCTGCTTCCTAATACTACAACAGATATATCAAATATGCTACACTCTTTAGAAGAACATACTGATGTATCAGGTATTCCACCAACAGAAGACCTTCTGGACAATTGCAATGAATATGATGCAAATATGTCATCGTCTTTTATTCCAAAACTGCCTACTCCACCCCGCGAACTAGATATAGTTAAAAGAACCTTGCAGTTAGATGCTAATACCAATAATAATATGCCTTGGCCTGAAATAAACTTGTCTCCGATAAATGAATATAATACAATAGGCTTGTTAAGCATGGCATTCCCAACCCTTTTCCCATCTGGAGTTGCACTTCCACTACAGCCACGTATCAAGCATGttcatttacatgaatatgctctCCACTTACTTAGATATGATGATCAAAGATTTGGGCAGCATGTTAGATTCTGGTATTATATTTACAATCTAATTATGAGACATCGTTCGCAACAATCTGCAGCTATCTTCATTAGAACTAATTTGGGAGAGTCTATCCCAACCACTATCGAAGCACTCCATGGACGATTGCAAAACACTCCTGATGATCAGCTGCCTAATCAATTGTTGCGTTTTGGTGCAACACTTCGAGGCACCCGTGCATATTGGCGTAAATCTAGAAAAGAGCTTACTGCAATGATCTTCCAATTGGGGCCCCCAACACTGTTCTTTACGTTAAGTTCAGCTGATACCAAATGGCCTGATTTGCATAGGCTTTTCACTGAAAATGATGGCCAAACCACACAGTTTACAAGAAAACAACTTACAGACCATGTGATCTACAATCCACATATAACAACATTATACCTTCACAACAGATTTACAATATTTCGTGAAGAAGTTATTCAAAAGTTGTTCCAAGCAAAGGATCATTGGTATAGGTATGAATGGCAACATCGAGGCTCAGGCCATATTCATGGCTTCTTATGGCTCCCTGGAGCACCAAATATGGAGACCATCAATTGGACAGATGATAATGAGGTGCAGATGGCAAAAACTTTCTTCGACCAATATGTTTCTGCTTGA